A single Arcobacter sp. FWKO B DNA region contains:
- a CDS encoding hemagglutinin repeat-containing protein, with protein MQSGNDINLEASNLTANNQINLNAQNDVNIEAVNDVYYTDVQSTKKGRFSKKTQRDMTYKESVVQSNLKGENIIISSDTGSVTLESGNLKADKNIIVDAKGDINIVAKEYKEGELHQTSKSSFGGLIKSEYKYDKDNLKIKSTEITADNMILDAKEINVQASRIKANEVEISTEILNMISSKERLYENEYSNKGGIITATIENKGQIKEIVIPATIEVNDRLIFNKKDITDQLETDNLIKVLSSQGNLSEEQINLVKQIANDNDWHTKTTTLSATGALIVQAIVTYFTASAGSGLTSSISNVALKAATNAAIQSVISQITVQLATSAITGNSLQLDVNSIAKGAVSAGVLTYANALAYNQFDINTTQQLSNLQLAQKTLIDTTTQTAVYGRSFTDNLLFNAGNTIQSKLSNIIGDNYINEELNYTTHKLAHLTSGAIGATIRKEDLVSGALGAVSGEVIGEAVGINLIKDGDFTQSDEKIVKLTSSLGTIFTAGALGKDAKVALNSSNVAVDNNIVPLLAILAGVTATQSYLNSPEDEDDIKTGITGSENLLLGIGTVLKAREIYQGGKTAVTSVMKYDPSLSLTGAGVATGISAHSNYDKYNGAEYATHVATDGTISYLVGKYIPAGQNIASSLGYGALGGSLSGASTQLLHQASDIYYGNQTTMNYQSIFFNSIIEGTAGATGKFYNNMGDMINGGHIINDVIDLGISQSFKPAVEWHMSTPRDQAKQESE; from the coding sequence ATGCAAAGCGGGAATGATATAAATTTGGAAGCAAGTAACCTAACTGCAAATAATCAAATAAACCTAAATGCACAAAACGATGTAAATATAGAAGCTGTAAATGATGTGTATTATACAGATGTACAAAGTACAAAAAAAGGAAGATTTAGTAAAAAGACTCAAAGAGATATGACATATAAAGAGAGTGTAGTGCAAAGTAATTTAAAAGGGGAAAATATCATTATATCATCCGATACTGGAAGTGTAACACTAGAATCAGGTAATTTAAAAGCGGATAAAAATATAATAGTTGATGCAAAAGGAGATATTAATATAGTAGCAAAAGAGTATAAAGAAGGAGAACTTCATCAAACTTCTAAGTCTTCTTTTGGAGGGTTAATAAAAAGTGAATATAAATATGATAAAGATAACTTAAAAATAAAATCTACAGAAATAACAGCTGATAATATGATATTAGATGCAAAAGAGATTAATGTACAAGCATCAAGAATTAAAGCAAATGAAGTAGAAATATCAACTGAGATTTTAAATATGATTTCTAGTAAAGAAAGACTTTATGAAAATGAGTATTCAAATAAAGGTGGTATTATAACAGCTACAATAGAAAATAAGGGACAAATAAAAGAAATAGTTATACCTGCTACTATAGAAGTAAATGATAGACTAATTTTTAATAAAAAAGATATAACAGACCAACTAGAAACCGATAATCTAATAAAAGTTTTGTCTAGTCAAGGAAACTTAAGTGAAGAACAGATAAATCTAGTAAAACAAATAGCAAATGATAATGATTGGCATACAAAAACAACAACGCTTAGTGCAACAGGGGCACTAATAGTGCAAGCTATAGTTACATACTTTACTGCAAGTGCAGGCTCAGGCTTGACTTCAAGTATCTCTAATGTAGCACTAAAAGCAGCAACAAATGCTGCAATACAATCAGTAATCAGCCAAATAACAGTACAACTAGCAACTTCAGCAATCACAGGAAATAGCCTACAACTAGATGTGAATTCGATAGCTAAAGGTGCAGTTAGTGCAGGAGTACTAACTTATGCTAATGCATTGGCATACAATCAGTTTGATATAAATACCACTCAACAACTAAGTAATCTACAACTAGCACAAAAGACCCTAATAGATACCACAACCCAAACAGCAGTCTATGGTAGAAGCTTTACAGATAATCTTCTTTTTAATGCAGGAAATACAATACAAAGTAAGCTTTCAAATATAATAGGGGATAATTATATAAATGAAGAGCTAAACTATACTACCCATAAACTAGCACATTTAACTTCTGGGGCTATAGGGGCAACTATAAGAAAAGAAGATTTGGTAAGTGGAGCATTAGGAGCAGTAAGTGGAGAAGTTATAGGAGAAGCTGTAGGAATAAATCTTATAAAAGATGGAGATTTCACACAAAGTGATGAGAAAATAGTAAAATTAACATCATCTTTAGGTACAATCTTTACAGCAGGAGCACTAGGGAAAGATGCAAAGGTTGCTTTAAATAGTTCTAATGTTGCAGTTGATAATAATATTGTACCTTTGTTGGCAATATTAGCAGGAGTGACAGCAACACAAAGTTACCTTAATTCACCAGAAGATGAAGATGATATAAAAACTGGGATAACAGGAAGTGAGAATTTGCTTTTGGGAATAGGAACAGTTTTAAAAGCAAGAGAAATATATCAAGGTGGGAAAACAGCAGTGACATCGGTAATGAAATATGACCCCTCTCTTAGCCTTACAGGAGCAGGTGTAGCTACAGGAATATCAGCACATTCAAACTATGATAAATATAACGGAGCAGAGTACGCAACCCATGTAGCCACAGATGGAACTATTTCTTATCTAGTAGGGAAATACATCCCAGCAGGACAAAACATTGCAAGCAGCTTGGGTTATGGTGCTTTGGGTGGGAGTTTGAGCGGGGCTTCAACACAATTACTGCATCAAGCTTCAGATATTTACTACGGAAATCAAACAACCATGAACTACCAGAGTATCTTCTTTAACAGTATCATCGAAGGAACCGCAGGAGCAACAGGGAAGTTTTACAACAATATGGGCGACATGATAAATGGTGGTCACATCATTAATGATGTGATAGACTTGGGTATCTCCCAAAGCTTTAAACCTGCAGTAGAATGGCACATGAGCACACCACGCGATCAAGCCAAACAAGAGAGTGAATAG
- a CDS encoding tetratricopeptide repeat protein, with amino-acid sequence MKQRIVVMLVMLFSIINASGVDQGIEAINQKDYEKAFNYFEEACNDGYHQGCYNLGIMYEKGEGIKQDLSKALKLYTNSCEAGASNACNNLGVFYSKGIIVKKNLLKAVDLYQKSCSFGYMQGCFNLAIAYEGGLGVKQDLLKAIELYSEGCSKNNAYSCHNLGVIYTYGKGVEQDYTKASKFYLKACEGGDPTGCNNLGVLYKQGLGVSQSDEKAIEYYVKACNLGYEDGCYNLGFLYAKKHISK; translated from the coding sequence ATGAAGCAGAGAATTGTAGTAATGTTGGTTATGTTATTTAGTATAATAAATGCAAGTGGTGTTGATCAAGGTATAGAAGCAATAAATCAAAAAGATTATGAAAAAGCTTTTAATTATTTTGAAGAGGCTTGTAATGATGGTTATCATCAAGGATGTTATAATTTGGGAATTATGTATGAAAAAGGTGAGGGCATAAAACAAGACTTATCAAAAGCTTTAAAATTGTATACAAATTCTTGTGAAGCTGGAGCATCAAATGCATGTAATAACTTAGGAGTTTTTTATTCAAAAGGTATAATTGTCAAAAAAAATTTGTTAAAAGCTGTAGACCTTTATCAAAAGTCTTGTAGTTTTGGTTATATGCAAGGTTGTTTTAATCTTGCGATTGCTTATGAAGGTGGTTTAGGAGTAAAGCAAGATTTATTAAAAGCTATTGAACTCTATTCAGAAGGATGTTCTAAGAATAATGCATATAGTTGTCATAATCTAGGGGTAATTTATACATATGGAAAAGGTGTAGAACAAGATTATACTAAAGCTTCTAAATTTTATTTGAAAGCTTGTGAGGGAGGAGATCCTACTGGATGTAATAATTTAGGTGTTTTATACAAACAAGGACTTGGAGTCAGTCAAAGTGATGAAAAAGCAATAGAATATTATGTTAAAGCTTGTAATCTTGGATATGAGGATGGTTGTTATAATTTAGGATTCTTGTATGCTAAAAAGCATATTTCTAAATAA
- a CDS encoding transglutaminase domain-containing protein, whose translation MIFQSKLAYYISLFVSLVSIIVFAYIGFSAFFIAKNQFIDIDGATYVNQVRTDDFTKNLALHLSKNCQDDLCKVQKMLDFVTAIPYKENHFVARSPKNTVEQNFGDCDDKSNLLISMLKVSGYESYFVTVPKHIFVIVKLQDSRLKNTKGLYINGEKYYILESTAKGSKVGFELKYKLDDISAVIDPFINKKLKINSMEYKL comes from the coding sequence ATGATTTTTCAAAGTAAACTAGCTTATTACATCTCTTTATTTGTAAGCTTAGTTTCAATAATAGTTTTTGCATATATTGGGTTTAGTGCATTTTTTATAGCCAAAAACCAATTTATAGATATAGATGGAGCTACTTATGTAAATCAAGTAAGAACTGATGATTTTACCAAAAATTTAGCTCTTCATTTATCCAAAAACTGCCAAGATGACCTGTGCAAAGTTCAAAAGATGCTAGATTTCGTGACAGCCATACCATATAAAGAAAACCACTTCGTAGCAAGAAGCCCAAAAAACACAGTAGAACAAAACTTCGGTGATTGTGATGATAAAAGCAACCTTTTGATTTCTATGCTAAAAGTAAGCGGATATGAAAGCTATTTCGTCACAGTCCCAAAACATATATTTGTAATAGTCAAACTTCAAGATTCAAGGCTAAAAAACACAAAAGGGCTATATATAAACGGCGAGAAATATTATATACTAGAAAGTACGGCAAAAGGCTCAAAAGTAGGCTTTGAACTCAAATACAAGCTAGATGATATAAGTGCCGTCATAGACCCTTTTATCAATAAAAAACTAAAAATAAATTCAATGGAATATAAACTATGA
- a CDS encoding EAL and GGDEF domain-containing protein, with amino-acid sequence MEVKDSQSYKNAFYIAVIYFVFGVAWIVVSDTIVASSAGNLDQITIMQTYKGWFFVFITTVLLYMITYRFFKNSFFQYQKQIKIQEEHQKEISKSDALVRTIVNSSPDAIFAKDLEGKYILFNESASNIVGIEKDKVIGNTDFMIFQNDVAVRVHENDKEIIATKSIRTKEEELTTNFGLTKDFLVTKGPLFTDNGELFGIFGISRDITAQKQHEEYLIKSKQKLYDLAHHDILTKLPNRLHISEVLGVKCQKEEPFSLILLDLDGFKIINDSYGHRFGDKLIIGVSNLLKEVFNKDATIYRMGGDEFAIILDFDNIDNIIILMERLKSKLNNSFLVDEVEVYVTASMGIAIHKYRTNSIEDLLQEADAAMYNAKKIGKNTYSFYDSKFTQDALIHTQIATNLKKAMDNDDLELYYQSQNDAYNGDVIGVEALLRWRTSDGMIPPSVFIPIAEETGLIIEIGNIVLAQGCKTAIQWQNMGILNGKVAINISPKQLNHLDFIKNIDKILKETQCDPSWIELEITESSILDNPIQAIELLQKLKNRGFYISMDDFGTGYSFLSYLKKLPIDKLKIDQSFIRNITNDHKNQTIVKTIISLAKGLSIQVLAEGVESEDELEFLKEYGIDFIQGYYYAKPLPFADVEEILCRCKV; translated from the coding sequence ATGGAAGTTAAAGATTCTCAAAGTTATAAAAATGCTTTTTATATTGCTGTGATATATTTTGTTTTTGGTGTAGCGTGGATAGTGGTTTCTGACACTATTGTTGCTAGCAGTGCTGGAAATTTAGATCAAATAACTATTATGCAGACATATAAGGGGTGGTTTTTTGTTTTTATAACGACAGTTCTTTTGTATATGATAACATATCGTTTTTTTAAAAATAGTTTTTTTCAATATCAAAAACAAATCAAAATTCAAGAAGAACACCAAAAAGAGATATCCAAAAGTGATGCACTTGTTAGAACTATAGTAAATTCTTCTCCTGATGCAATATTTGCAAAAGATTTAGAGGGAAAGTATATTTTATTTAATGAAAGTGCATCAAATATAGTAGGTATTGAGAAAGATAAAGTTATTGGAAATACAGATTTTATGATTTTCCAAAATGATGTAGCTGTAAGAGTACATGAAAATGATAAAGAGATTATTGCTACAAAATCAATTCGTACTAAAGAGGAAGAACTAACTACAAATTTTGGTTTAACAAAAGATTTTTTAGTTACAAAAGGTCCTTTGTTTACAGATAATGGAGAATTATTTGGTATTTTTGGTATTTCAAGAGATATTACAGCACAAAAACAACATGAAGAATATCTTATTAAATCTAAACAAAAACTTTATGATTTGGCTCATCACGATATTCTTACAAAACTGCCAAATAGACTTCATATATCTGAAGTATTGGGAGTTAAGTGCCAAAAAGAAGAGCCATTTTCTTTGATTTTACTGGATTTGGATGGATTTAAGATAATAAATGACTCTTATGGACATAGATTTGGAGATAAGTTGATAATTGGTGTTTCTAATTTACTTAAAGAAGTTTTTAATAAAGATGCAACAATTTATCGAATGGGTGGAGATGAGTTTGCCATTATTTTAGATTTTGACAATATTGATAATATTATTATATTGATGGAAAGGTTGAAAAGTAAGCTTAATAATTCATTTTTAGTAGATGAAGTTGAAGTTTATGTTACAGCTAGTATGGGTATTGCTATTCATAAGTATCGTACAAATTCTATAGAAGATCTTTTGCAAGAAGCAGATGCAGCTATGTATAATGCCAAAAAAATAGGAAAAAATACATACAGTTTTTATGATTCAAAATTCACACAAGATGCATTAATCCATACACAAATTGCAACAAATCTCAAAAAAGCTATGGACAATGATGATTTAGAATTGTACTATCAATCCCAAAATGATGCATATAATGGTGATGTTATTGGCGTAGAAGCATTATTGAGATGGCGTACATCTGATGGAATGATACCACCGTCCGTATTTATCCCTATAGCAGAAGAGACAGGGCTTATAATAGAAATTGGCAATATTGTATTGGCACAAGGGTGTAAAACTGCAATACAATGGCAGAATATGGGTATCTTAAATGGTAAAGTAGCTATTAATATATCCCCAAAACAATTAAATCACTTGGATTTTATTAAAAATATTGATAAAATCCTCAAAGAGACTCAATGTGACCCATCGTGGATAGAACTAGAAATTACTGAAAGTTCTATTTTAGACAATCCAATACAAGCAATCGAACTTTTACAAAAATTAAAAAATAGGGGTTTTTATATCTCAATGGATGACTTTGGTACTGGTTACTCATTTTTGTCATACTTGAAAAAGTTACCAATAGATAAATTAAAAATAGATCAATCATTTATAAGAAATATCACAAATGACCATAAAAATCAAACTATTGTAAAAACTATTATTTCCTTAGCAAAAGGGCTATCTATACAAGTTTTAGCTGAGGGAGTGGAGAGTGAAGATGAGCTTGAATTTTTGAAAGAATATGGTATTGATTTTATACAAGGTTATTATTATGCAAAGCCTTTGCCTTTTGCAGATGTTGAGGAAATATTGTGTAGATGTAAAGTATAG
- a CDS encoding histidine phosphatase family protein produces MALTLLRHSAPSLIYHKRYLGWSDIEIDTDLFSFAKVKDISQQNFDFIYSSDLKRCTQTLDKLNLNYTKDKRLKELRFKEKIELKSFDEIEKLPCFKQEYLNSEISWFDYISDEDYYEFENRIKSFLDELDTTKNILLCSHKGTLNMILEIYGEAKIEFDYLQSYTLHLHNISSTSAKGKGFA; encoded by the coding sequence ATGGCTTTAACACTACTTAGACACTCTGCTCCATCACTAATCTATCACAAAAGATATCTTGGTTGGAGTGATATAGAAATAGACACTGATTTATTTAGTTTTGCAAAAGTCAAAGATATATCCCAACAAAACTTTGATTTTATATATTCTTCTGATTTAAAAAGATGTACACAAACTCTAGATAAACTAAACCTAAACTATACAAAAGACAAAAGACTAAAAGAGCTTAGATTCAAAGAAAAAATTGAACTTAAATCATTTGATGAGATAGAAAAACTGCCATGCTTTAAGCAAGAGTATCTAAATAGTGAAATCTCTTGGTTTGATTATATAAGTGATGAAGACTACTATGAGTTTGAAAATAGGATAAAGTCATTTTTGGATGAACTTGATACCACCAAAAATATCTTACTATGTTCACACAAAGGGACTTTAAATATGATACTTGAGATTTATGGAGAAGCAAAAATAGAATTTGATTATCTTCAAAGCTATACTTTACATCTACACAATATTTCCTCAACATCTGCAAAAGGCAAAGGCTTTGCATAA
- a CDS encoding adenosylcobinamide-GDP ribazoletransferase, with the protein MKDIYLGFKFAFSYFTILPINFKQTDNLSQKSVLSSMLFFFPIVGIFLGSVTILAYIFIFQSLGMAGAVISAVLYMVFYGFIHTEAIVDVTDALYAKHSGKDPYMVIKEPTIGAMGLLYVIAFFLIKVSIVSFLLINSMFFEFIIIALISRFSLLVLIKINEFKSTFVNTLKNSLSNTTMVISLIASCIIGILLIGNIFFALFFIGIISAILITKVLQDSLGFLNGDVLGTSLELTETLLFISIALWL; encoded by the coding sequence ATGAAAGATATATATTTAGGATTCAAATTTGCATTTAGCTACTTTACCATACTACCTATAAACTTCAAACAAACAGATAATTTATCACAAAAAAGTGTACTTTCGTCAATGCTTTTTTTCTTTCCGATTGTAGGTATATTTTTGGGTTCAGTAACCATTTTAGCATATATTTTTATTTTCCAATCTTTAGGCATGGCAGGAGCCGTTATAAGTGCTGTACTTTATATGGTATTTTACGGATTTATCCACACGGAAGCCATTGTAGATGTTACTGATGCACTCTATGCAAAACACTCTGGCAAAGACCCTTATATGGTCATAAAAGAGCCTACTATTGGTGCTATGGGATTACTTTATGTGATAGCATTTTTTCTTATAAAAGTTTCTATTGTTAGCTTTTTACTTATAAATTCTATGTTCTTTGAATTTATCATTATAGCTCTTATTTCAAGATTTTCACTTTTGGTACTTATAAAAATCAATGAATTTAAATCAACTTTTGTAAATACTCTAAAAAACTCTTTGTCAAATACTACTATGGTGATAAGTTTAATAGCAAGTTGTATTATTGGGATTTTACTTATTGGAAATATATTTTTTGCACTCTTTTTTATAGGTATAATAAGTGCTATTTTGATAACCAAAGTACTACAAGATAGTCTTGGATTTTTAAACGGTGATGTCCTTGGAACTTCTCTTGAACTGACCGAAACACTACTATTTATAAGTATTGCTCTATGGCTTTAA
- the cbiB gene encoding adenosylcobinamide-phosphate synthase CbiB, with translation MHFEISLIAYIIDKIFGEFRFIKSYKHPVVFMGDFISWFEKNFYKDSISRGAMLNLSLLSLIFAVVFFIDFFVDNIFVLALIASSGLASKSLYDSVKEILNNPQNIKYLVSRDTDNLSQSDINKASIETYAENLSDGVIAPLFYLLLFGLYGLFVYKGINTLDSMVGYKNDKYEKFGKFSAKLDDIANFIPSRITAILIGLLFWSKKALLKFYSFGKLHESPNAGHPISAMALSLDISLGGDTSYFGKIKHKPYFGDGKKEITKDDLSKALSLQIRLDLFIIVFLILGFFIWRLL, from the coding sequence ATGCACTTTGAAATATCACTAATAGCTTACATCATAGATAAAATCTTCGGTGAATTTAGATTTATCAAATCATATAAACACCCTGTTGTTTTTATGGGGGATTTTATATCTTGGTTTGAAAAAAATTTTTACAAAGATAGTATCTCAAGGGGTGCTATGCTCAATCTATCTCTTTTATCTTTGATTTTTGCGGTAGTGTTTTTTATAGATTTTTTTGTGGACAATATTTTTGTTCTAGCACTTATCGCTTCTAGCGGACTTGCATCAAAATCCCTATATGACAGCGTCAAAGAGATATTAAATAATCCACAAAATATCAAATACCTAGTAAGCAGAGATACGGATAACCTCAGCCAAAGCGATATAAACAAAGCCTCTATCGAAACATATGCAGAAAACCTAAGTGACGGCGTAATAGCCCCTTTGTTTTATCTTCTTTTATTTGGACTTTACGGGCTTTTTGTCTATAAAGGGATAAATACCCTTGATTCTATGGTGGGGTACAAAAACGATAAATACGAAAAATTCGGTAAATTTAGTGCAAAACTCGATGATATAGCAAACTTTATCCCCTCAAGAATTACGGCAATTTTGATAGGGTTATTGTTCTGGAGTAAAAAAGCTCTCTTAAAATTCTATAGCTTCGGAAAACTCCACGAAAGCCCAAATGCAGGACACCCAATATCAGCTATGGCTCTAAGCCTTGATATATCTTTGGGCGGTGATACTTCATATTTCGGCAAAATCAAACACAAACCCTATTTCGGTGACGGCAAAAAAGAGATAACCAAAGATGACTTATCAAAAGCTCTTAGTTTGCAAATTAGGCTTGATTTGTTTATAATAGTGTTTTTAATTTTAGGGTTTTTTATTTGGAGATTGTTATGA
- a CDS encoding cobyric acid synthase: MPKKLKNISILGTSSDAGKSTLTFAIAKILQDLGYKVAPFKAQNVSNNSHVADDGSEIAVAQHFQASVLGIPTSYHINPVLLKSGTKNSASLIVEGKVVTNKDVREYYRDIDTLKPAVKNAFSYLDTKYDCVVCEGAGSPVELNLMDKDLSNVFIACEFDTKIILVADIERGGVFASIWGVYNLLPIQMRQNVIGVIVNKFRGDMSLFDEGVKIIENEFKIPVLGVLPYTPFNLGFEDSASLKNFVQIKPSYTKKVAIINYPTMSNYNDFEPLIADDDILVEFVTSNISLVQFDLVILPGSKLVIKDLKWLKSTGLFAQIQTYKKEILGICGGYEMMFEKIIDDLSIENETPTSEEGLGFIDDNIIFHKEKTLLKGEFEIFGKKVKGFQIRHGQSTKYPLFYEKNNIKGTFVHGIFDDEKFEIHKQKTVNEFVNIVKTQLDVKKILNAL; this comes from the coding sequence ATGCCCAAAAAACTAAAAAACATATCAATACTAGGAACTTCAAGCGATGCAGGAAAAAGTACGCTAACCTTTGCCATTGCTAAGATATTGCAAGATTTGGGATACAAGGTAGCTCCTTTTAAAGCTCAAAATGTATCCAACAACTCCCATGTGGCTGATGACGGAAGTGAAATAGCAGTAGCTCAGCACTTTCAAGCTAGTGTTTTGGGGATACCCACAAGCTACCATATCAATCCCGTACTTCTAAAATCAGGGACAAAAAACAGTGCATCTTTGATAGTAGAAGGTAAAGTGGTAACCAATAAAGATGTAAGAGAATATTACCGTGATATAGATACACTAAAACCAGCCGTAAAAAATGCTTTTTCATATCTTGATACCAAATACGATTGTGTCGTATGTGAGGGAGCTGGGAGTCCTGTGGAGCTAAATCTTATGGACAAAGACCTATCAAATGTATTTATAGCTTGTGAATTTGATACAAAAATCATACTAGTTGCAGATATAGAAAGGGGCGGTGTATTTGCTTCTATTTGGGGAGTTTACAACCTACTGCCTATACAAATGAGACAAAATGTCATTGGGGTAATAGTCAATAAATTCAGAGGGGATATGAGCTTGTTTGATGAAGGGGTCAAAATCATAGAAAACGAGTTTAAAATACCTGTTCTTGGAGTATTGCCCTATACCCCTTTTAATCTTGGCTTTGAAGATAGTGCAAGTCTAAAAAATTTTGTACAAATCAAACCAAGCTATACCAAAAAGGTAGCCATCATAAACTACCCTACTATGAGCAACTACAACGACTTTGAACCTTTAATAGCAGATGATGATATTTTAGTAGAATTTGTCACTTCCAATATCAGCCTTGTGCAGTTTGATTTGGTAATCCTGCCAGGGTCAAAACTAGTAATCAAAGATTTAAAATGGCTCAAATCCACAGGACTTTTTGCTCAAATTCAAACCTACAAAAAAGAGATTTTAGGTATTTGCGGTGGATATGAGATGATGTTTGAGAAAATAATAGATGACCTGAGCATAGAAAACGAGACCCCTACAAGTGAAGAAGGGCTTGGATTTATAGATGATAATATAATATTTCACAAAGAAAAAACACTACTAAAAGGTGAATTTGAAATATTTGGCAAAAAAGTAAAAGGATTTCAAATCCGCCACGGGCAAAGTACTAAGTATCCACTATTTTATGAAAAAAACAATATCAAAGGGACATTTGTCCACGGTATTTTTGATGATGAAAAGTTTGAAATACACAAACAAAAAACCGTCAACGAATTTGTAAATATAGTCAAAACTCAATTAGATGTCAAAAAGATACTAAATGCACTTTGA
- a CDS encoding aminotransferase class I/II-fold pyridoxal phosphate-dependent enzyme, whose amino-acid sequence MIEFAHGGDIKAFAKAINCEEKQIIDLSSNINFIKPKFKLNQTDISTYPNYDNLYCVLSKHFSVDKEKLEVYNGGSSAIFSLMRNIKTKRCYIYSPAYLEYKKSAILHSKELILIDRFKNMDTVIEKDSLVVFVNPSTPDGRYYDIEKLFEMWTRKNATIIIDESFLEFSQKESTIKYLKNYDKLYILKSLTKFYSCAGVRLGVVISSEENIKNLKSLEPLWKISAFDSEFISHILQNKKFKQKTLHKNQKAKEYLKKILEKSPLIDKVFESDANFFLVKLSNISAQEFAQKLICHKIMVRDCSNFDFLDNSYVRIAVKSKKDLKVLKKGLKCPKN is encoded by the coding sequence ATGATAGAATTTGCCCACGGCGGAGATATAAAGGCATTTGCAAAAGCTATAAACTGTGAAGAAAAACAAATCATAGATTTATCATCAAATATCAATTTCATAAAGCCAAAATTCAAGTTAAATCAAACCGATATTTCAACATATCCCAACTATGACAACCTATATTGTGTACTCTCAAAACATTTTTCGGTGGATAAGGAAAAACTAGAAGTCTATAATGGCGGAAGTAGTGCTATATTTTCTTTGATGAGAAATATCAAAACAAAACGGTGTTATATATATTCACCTGCATATTTGGAGTACAAAAAGTCAGCCATACTTCATAGTAAAGAGTTGATTTTGATAGATAGATTTAAAAATATGGATACCGTGATAGAAAAAGACTCTTTAGTAGTTTTTGTAAATCCATCCACGCCTGATGGTAGGTATTATGATATTGAAAAACTTTTTGAAATGTGGACACGAAAAAATGCAACTATCATCATAGATGAGTCTTTTTTGGAGTTTAGCCAAAAAGAAAGTACGATAAAATATCTCAAAAACTATGACAAACTATACATCCTAAAATCCCTCACGAAGTTTTACTCATGTGCAGGGGTGAGGCTAGGTGTTGTAATCTCAAGTGAAGAAAATATCAAAAACCTCAAATCACTTGAACCTCTTTGGAAGATCTCTGCATTTGATAGCGAATTTATATCACATATTTTGCAAAATAAGAAATTCAAACAAAAAACACTCCACAAAAACCAAAAAGCCAAAGAGTATCTCAAAAAAATATTAGAAAAATCACCACTTATTGATAAGGTTTTTGAAAGTGATGCAAACTTTTTTTTGGTCAAACTTTCCAATATATCGGCACAAGAATTTGCACAAAAACTTATCTGTCACAAAATAATGGTTAGGGATTGTTCTAATTTTGACTTTTTGGATAATAGCTATGTACGGATTGCTGTAAAAAGCAAAAAAGATTTAAAAGTTTTGAAAAAAGGTCTAAAATGCCCAAAAAACTAA
- a CDS encoding bifunctional adenosylcobinamide kinase/adenosylcobinamide-phosphate guanylyltransferase: MKILYFGGQKSGKSNLAEQKALALSINKPYYIATYDNSFGDSDMRERINKHIQKRGENFITIESPYDLPSIIKPHNTYLIDCLSMWLLNNIDKSEDELIQELKELNKIDANIVFVLNDVTNGVIPMDKVSRKYVDLSGIIGQVTASFCDEVYEVKLGIGVRLK, translated from the coding sequence ATGAAGATTCTATATTTCGGCGGACAAAAATCTGGCAAAAGCAACCTTGCAGAGCAAAAGGCACTTGCTTTGTCTATAAATAAGCCTTATTATATTGCTACCTATGACAATAGTTTTGGGGATAGTGATATGAGAGAGAGAATAAACAAACATATCCAAAAAAGGGGAGAAAACTTCATCACTATAGAATCTCCCTATGATTTACCAAGCATAATCAAGCCTCACAATACATATCTTATAGATTGTCTTTCCATGTGGTTACTAAATAATATTGATAAAAGCGAAGATGAGCTTATACAAGAGCTAAAAGAGTTGAACAAAATAGATGCAAATATAGTTTTTGTACTAAACGATGTGACAAACGGCGTAATACCTATGGATAAAGTATCAAGAAAATATGTTGATTTAAGCGGTATTATCGGGCAAGTTACGGCATCTTTTTGCGATGAAGTGTATGAAGTAAAACTAGGTATCGGAGTAAGACTCAAATGA